The nucleotide window GGTTTTggtgaaacattttttttccccatttattttggatttttttcttttctttatacatatatatattttttttttattgatccACCAGCTGCCACTCCACACCAACCACCCTCCTTCTACTGTTGCACTTTCATTTAgccatcgttttcttttgtgaaaTGAACACGCATCTTTATAATAAAATTGATTGTGCCCCTCCCTCATCGCCCCCATTAATCTCTCGCATTGATCATGGTtcagtttgtttatttttcctcCTTTATCTCTCTATCTCTCCAAAGAACTATCGGGATttgtctaatttttttttttttttttttttcaatatattCTCCTCATTATCCATGTTTGTCATGCCAGATTAACTCTTGCACATGGTGTAGTACTACTACTTTAATCAAGTATACGTTTCAACGATATCCGCTAAAGAACTCCGCAAATCCtctatagagcagtaaaacatcctgcgttgcgcgttttccccACAAATGtgcaaaatctcatttgtgtccaagactccaagttggtctgctgaggctgcagcgtcttatggacaaaccatcttcttcgcgttaaaaattaagttttcataactataatttagatttccctcttttcttcctagcagtgggtaccctattcattatttcatttccctttttttttctagccccagttctatctagttcatttttattttattattgtttgtaaGTGGCTCGTCTCtgttagccgaagaatttcgtttgctgccagaaattcgtctgctacaaggggatgagcaacaaaccattcacaaacaatagttaaatcaaaataaaccagatagaactgggggtaaaaaaaaattgggaaatgaaaaaaggaatagaatacccactgctaggaagaaaagggggaaaatcttaactatagttatgaaaacttattttttaacgtgaagaagtgggtttctccataagactcTGCAGCagctagggctcggccccgtgtccaatgggtaggtatttgggcgaatgggtaggtcttctcggcaaaaaataGACCCGGGGgaaaattcttaaaaatttttccccccccccccccccaaaaatttggaaaaaaaaaaaaaaaaaaaaaaatatcacaccactaaaaaaaaaaaaattatcccATCCCCACCCCaacaccatttttttcttaaaaaaaaaaaaccccctttccaaaaaaaaaaaatttttttttttttttattttaaattagcttacaaaaaaaaaaattaaaaaaaggaggggtaaataaaaaaacaacaaacaaaaccaaaaaccccaaccaaaaaaaaaaataaaacaacaaaaaaaatgagtgttttttttaaagaaaaaaggcaaggaaaaaaaaaaaaaaaaaaaagaaccaaaacaaaaaaaaaaaaacaaatgagattttcgcatttgtggacaACGTGCAACCTAGGATGTTTTACTACTCTATTGCTGGTTGCTTTCATTTCTAGTTGGGCAAAGGCAATTTAATTTAATCGGTCCTTAAATTATTCTTTGTATGGACGTTAGGGGATGCCTGTACAATAGATTGAAACCGTCGAAATCTGGGGCATTGGTTCATGTTACATGCAGCTGCTTATTGTAAAAGTTCATGTGCTTTTatgcaattcttaatttatAAGAGTTTAAAAAGGTGAATACTGATTACTGAATAGTAAGAAGTGTTTGAGGTTGACATTACATGAGCTTATCTTTTTGTTATGTAACGTGAAGATTTCACCTTAAGAgaaaggttttaaaaaatgcgtATTTTTTCCGAAtcatattaatattttaagtACAAATTAAGGTGAGGTAGGCCAACGCGGAACCAAACTGATGTATAATTGTATACACACCTACGTCAGTCAGTACAGAATCTAAGGATCTTGTAGtttgtagcttgtagggaTGGACATTCGTCAGGCAATCAGGGACTTTCAACGGCATCTAATCATACAAAGCAAGTTCTTTTGCTAAAAGTGGAAATATTTAAATCAAAGCAACTTATAACAGACGCTATGCCACTTGTTACGCAATATTATGATTTGAAGTTAATAAAAAGTCGTCTGCTAGCCACATGCTTTTTCGAGAGTTGAAAAGTTGTTCTCGTTTAAAATTTGCCCAAAATGTTGTATTTAGTAGGTTTAGGTTTGGGAGATGCTAAAGATATCACTGTCAGGGGTTTGGAGATAGTTAAGACAGCCGATCAAGTTTATTTGGAAGCTTACACGTCTATATTGACTGTTGGACAGGAGGCATTGGTAAGTAATGTTGTGTTTGACGATAAAGCAGTACCAATTAATCATTGTGGGACAATTTCTACTAAACCTGTATAGGAAAAATTCTATGGCAGAGAAATTATTGTAGCTGATAGGGAATTTGTGGAACAAAAGGCTGAATCCTTTATCGAATCGGCAAGAAACAGCAATATTGCCTTCTTAGGTAGCAAAcctacaatttttttgtttgactttgaatcATTGCAGCCTtgcaaagtttttttaaaaacatagTTGTAGGTGATCCATTTGGTGCTACAACTCACACAGATCTTGTACTAAGGGCCAAAGAAGTTGGTGTACCATTTCAAGTTGTTCACAATACTTCTATTTTGAATGCTGTGGGTTGCTGTGGTCTTCAGGTAATAAAACAATATAATAGTTACTTAAATATTACCATTAATGAAATTCTTGAATCCAATCCTTCAATTACAGTTGTACAGCTTTGGAGAAACTGTATCGATTCCATTTTGGACAGATACCTGGAAACCAGACAGCTTTTTTGAGAAAATTGAAGGAAATTTAGAAAGAGGATTACACACACTGTGTTTGCTGGGTGAAACTTCTTTCCATGACTAGTTCTGTTCTAATAGTACATAAGTGAATCCTGCTTTCTAGATATTAAAGTAAAAGAGCAGACAGTGGAAAATATGATGAAGAATAGGCCAATATTTGAACCGCCAAGATTCATGAGTAACCAAC belongs to Daphnia magna isolate NIES linkage group LG1, ASM2063170v1.1, whole genome shotgun sequence and includes:
- the LOC116934882 gene encoding diphthine methyl ester synthase isoform X2, with the protein product MLYLVGLGLGDAKDITVRGLEIVKTADQVYLEAYTSILTVGQEALEKFYGREIIVADREFVEQKAESFIESARNSNIAFLGDPFGATTHTDLVLRAKEVGVPFQVVHNTSILNAVGCCGLQLYSFGETVSIPFWTDTWKPDSFFEKIEGNLERGLHTLCLLDIKVKEQTVENMMKNRPIFEPPRFMSNQQAAKQLIEIVKSKNHTTRLTGETLCVGVARVGWPDQKISACTLHEMMICELGQPLHSLVIVGKIHPLELDFLRMFSPDIVPLSG
- the LOC116934882 gene encoding diphthine methyl ester synthase isoform X1, with the translated sequence MLYLVGLGLGDAKDITVRGLEIVKTADQVYLEAYTSILTVGQEALEKFYGREIIVADREFVEQKAESFIESARNSNIAFLVVGDPFGATTHTDLVLRAKEVGVPFQVVHNTSILNAVGCCGLQLYSFGETVSIPFWTDTWKPDSFFEKIEGNLERGLHTLCLLDIKVKEQTVENMMKNRPIFEPPRFMSNQQAAKQLIEIVKSKNHTTRLTGETLCVGVARVGWPDQKISACTLHEMMICELGQPLHSLVIVGKIHPLELDFLRMFSPDIVPLSG